The following are encoded together in the Primulina tabacum isolate GXHZ01 chromosome 18, ASM2559414v2, whole genome shotgun sequence genome:
- the LOC142532207 gene encoding alpha-glucan water dikinase, chloroplastic-like isoform X2 has translation MSGAVGNNLLLQYYFSPTRFEHKRRTNSSISSWRSSFFQPRAISQTHQLPLSTELHGQILTVKKIISRMGKRRAVTRSSQAVLATDPSSELLVEKFNLDGNVELKVEVSSPTSGSVAVVNIQVTSGGDSLLLHWGAVKPQNKYKNNGGNIRVQLPARESRTKSVSVPEDLVQIQAYLRWERNGKQIYTPEQEKEEYEAARLELFEEIARGSSIQDLRTKLTSKNDIRESKEKLVSGTKSDILDDLVQIQAYVRWEKAGKPNYSPEQQLKEFEEARKELQVELDKGSSLEDIQKKIVKGEIKTQVAKQLAKKKFFMVERIQRKNRDVMQLLTKFSSEPKELNVYSETQVLSEVQQFVKEKENHIADPVLCKKIYKIADKELQVLVAKPSGKTKVYLATDLPKSVVLHWALSERPGQWAAPPLSVLPADSVSLTKAAETKFSTNSVDNQSYKVQSLEITIDDEKFVGMPFVLFSDGKWINNSGSDFYIDFRAESRKVQKDAGDGRGTSKALLGKIAELESEAQKSFMHRFNIAADLMEEATNAGELGLAAILVWMRFMATRQLVWNKNYNVKPREISKAQDRLTDFLQKVYGNHPHYREITRMIMSTVGRGGEGDVGQRIRDEILVIQRNNDCKGGMMEEWHQKLHNNTSPDDVVICQALIDYIESDFDISIYWKTLNDNGITKERLLGYDRAIHSEPNFRRDQKDGLLRDLQNYLRTLKAVHSGADLEVAIANCMGYRTEGQGFMVGVKINPVPGLPSGFQELLQFILVNIEEKNVEALLEGLLEAREELRPMLSQSNERLRDLIFLDIALDSTVRTAVERGYEELSNASSEKIMYFISLVIENLALSVDNNEDLIYCLKGWNLALTMLKSGDDHWAMFAKSVLDRTRLALAGKAESLHQLLQPSAQYLGALLGVDQGVVEIFTEEIIRGGSAASLSSLLNRLDPILRQTAHLGSWQVISPIEAIGYVVVVDELLSVQNKSFSKPTILVAKSVRGEEEIPDGAVAVLTPDMPDVLSHVSVRARNSKVCFATCFDSNILADIQANEGKLLLLKPTSADVVYSEMQEDDLENSVDSKIVSSAPPVALVRKQFAGRYAIRSEEFTSDMVGAKSRNIAHLKVKVPSWINVPTSVALPFGVFETVLSDDLNEIVATKLQVLKTKLDGGDFSALGEIRDKVLELSAPPQLVKELKDVMQQSDMPWPGDEGSQRWEQAWMAIKKVWASKWNDRAYFSTRKVKLDHDYLCMAILVQEIINADYAFVIHTTNPSSGDSSEIYCEVVKGLGETLVGAYPGRALSFVCKKNDLNSPQVLGYPSKPVGLYIKRSMIFRSDSNGEDLEGYAGAGLYDSVPMDEEEEVVLDYSSDPLIVDNNFRCSILSTIAQAGSAIEDIYGSAQDVEGVVKDGKIYVVQTRPQM, from the exons ATGAGCGGTGCTGTAGGGAATAACTTGCTGCTTCAGTATTACTTCTCTCCTACCAGATTCGAGCATAAGAGGAGAACCAATTCTTCGATTTCAAGTTGGAGAAGTTCTTTTTTCCAGCCTCGAGCAATTTCACAAACACACCAATTGCCTTTATCAACTGAACTCCATGGCCAAATATTAActgtgaaaaaaattatttcacgGATGGGAAAGCGGCGTGCTGTTACGAGGTCGTCTCAGGCTGTTTTGGCCACTGATCCATCTTCTGAG CTGCTTGTAGAgaaattcaacctggatggaaATGTTGAACTAAAG GTTGAAGTAAGTAGCCCAACATCAGGATCAGTGGCAGTGGTCAATATTCAAGTAACAAGTGGTGGAGACAGCCTTCTTCTACATTGGGGAGCTGTAAAACCCCAAAACAA GTACAAGAACAATGGCGGAAATATTCGTGTTCAATTACCGGCTAGAGAATCAAGGACAAAAAGTGTTTCAGTCCCCGAGGATCTTGTGCAAATTCAGGCATATTTGAGGTGGGAAAGGAATGGAAAACAAATTTATACCCCAGAACAAGAGAAG GAGGAATATGAGGCTGCTCGATTGGAGCTGTTTGAAGAAATAGCCAGGGGTTCTTCAATTCAGGACCTTCGAACAAAGTTAACGAGCAAAAATGATATAAGAGAGAGCAAGGAGAAACTTGTTTCAGGAACAAAGAGCGATATTCTAGATGATCTTGTTCAAATACAAGCGTATGTAAGATGGGAGAAAGCAGGCAAGCCAAACTATTCTCCAGAACAGCAACTA AAAGAATTTGAAGAAGCAAGAAAAGAGTTGCAGGTTGAGCTAGACAAGGGATCTTCCCTTGAGGACATACAAAAGAAGATAGTCAAAGGAGAGATAAAAACTCAGGTTGCGAAGCAACTGGCAAAAAAGAAATTTTTCATGGTGGAACGAATTCAACGCAAGAATAGGGATGTGATGCAGCTTTTAACTAAGTTTTCCTCTGAGCCAAAAGAACTAAATGTGTACTCAGAAACACAAGTGCTCTCTGAAGTTCAACAGTTTGTGAAGGAAAAGGAGAATCACATCGCTGACCCTGTTTTGtgcaaaaaaatttataagatTGCTGATAAGGAACTTCAG GTTCTTGTAGCAAAGCCCTCTGGCAAGACGAAAGTTTATCTAGCAACGGATCTTCCGAAATCTGTTGTTCTTCATTGGGCTTTATCTGAAAGACCTGGACAATGGGCA GCTCCTCCTTTAAGTGTACTGCCGGCTGATTCAGTTTCTTTGACTAAGGCTGCTGAAACAAAATTTTCAACCAATTCTGTTGATAATCAATCTTACAAG GTGCAATCATTAGAAATCACAATTGATGATGAAAAGTTTGTGGGAATGCCATTTGTTCTTTTTTCTGATGGGAAATGGATAAATAACAGTGGGTCAGACTTTTACATCGACTTTAGAGCTGAATCTCGGAAGGTTCAAAAG GATGCCGGGGATGGCAGAGGGACATCAAAAGCTCTGTTAGGTAAAATAGCAGAATTAGAGAGTGAAGCACAGAAGTCCTTTATGCATCG ATTCAATATTGCTGCAGACTTGATGGAAGAAGCGACAAATGCTGGTGAACTCGGTCTTGCTGCGATTCTTGTGTGGATGAGATTCATGGCTACTAGACAACTCGTATGGAACAAAAATTACAATGTAAAACCACG TGAGATAAGCAAAGCTCAGGACAGGCTTACGGATTTCCTACAGAAAGTATACGGAAATCATCCACACTATCGTGAAATTACACGTATGATTATGTCCACTGTTGGTCGTGGAGGTGAAGGTGATGTTGGGCAACGTATAAGGGATGAAATTTTAGTCATTCAG AGAAACAATGACTGCAAGGGTGGGATGATGGAGGAATGGCATCAAAAGTTACACAATAACACCAGTCCAGATGATGTTGTAATTTGTCAG GCATTGATTGACTATATTGAGAGTGACTTTGACATTAGTATTTACTGGAAGACCTTAAATGATAATGGCATAACAAAAGAGCGCCTTCTTGGTTATGACCGTGCAATCCACAGTGAACCAAATTTTAGAAGAGATCAGAAGGATGGACTGTTGCGTGATCTTCAAAATTACTTGAGAACTCTGAAG GCAGTTCATTCAGGGGCAGATCTAGAGGTTGCTATAGCAAATTGTATGGGATACAGAACTGAG GGACAAGGATTCATGGTTGGAGTGAAGATAAATCCAGTACCCGGTCTGCCATCCGGATTTCAG GAACTTCTTCAATTTATTCTGGTAAATATCGAAGAGAAAAATGTTGAAGCCCTTCTTGAG GGATTGCTAGAGGCTCGGGAGGAGCTTAGACCGATGCTTTCCCAATCCAACGAACGGCTTAGGGATCTTATATTCCTGGATATTGCCCTTGATTCTACAGTTAGGACAGCTGTAGAACGTGGATATGAAGAACTGAGCAATGCAAGTTCTGAG AAAATCATGTACTTCATCTCTCTTGTCATTGAAAACCTTGCGCTTTCAGTGGACAATAATGAGGACCTTATTTACTGCTTGAAG GGATGGAATCTGGCTTTGACCATGTTGAAGTCCGGCGATGATCACTGGGCAATGTTTGCCAAATCAGTCCTTGACAGAACAAGACTTGCACTTGCAGGCAAGGCCGAGTCATTACATCAACTACTGCAACCATCTGCCCAGTATCTGGGTGCACTGCTTGGCGTGGATCAGGGAGTA GTCGAAATTTTTACTGAAGAAATTATTCGGGGTGGGTCAGCTGCTTCATTGTCCTCACTTCTTAATAGACTCGATCCGATTCTCCGACAAACCGCCCATCTAGGAAG CTGGCAGGTCATTAGCCCCATTGAAGCTATTGGATATGTTGTTGTGGTTGATGAGTTGCTGTCCGTCCAGAACAAATCTTTCTCAAAACCAACAATTTTGGTGGCCAAATCTGTTAGAGGGGAAGAAGAAATTCCTGATGGTGCTGTGGCAGTACTGACCCCAGATATGCCTGATGTTCTATCCCATGTTTCTGTTCGAGCACGGAACAGTAAG GTTTGTTTCGCCACATGCTTTGATTCCAATATATTGGCTGATATCCAGGCAAATGAAGGAAAGTTATTACTCTTAAAACCTACATCTGCAGATGTAGTATACAG CGAGATGCAAGAGGATGATCTAGAAAATTCAGTTGActccaaaattgtttcttctgCACCACCTGTGGCTTTGGTTAGAAAGCAATTTGCTGGAAGATATGCAATACGTTCCGAGGAATTTACCAGTGATATG GTTGGAGCTAAATCACGCAATATTGCTCATCTTAAAGTGAAAGTGCCGAGTTGGATCAATGTTCCAACTTCTGTTGCCTTGCCATTTGGTGTCTTTGAAACAGTCCTTTCAGATGATTTGAACGAG ATAGTGGCTACTAAGTTGCAAGTTCTGAAAACAAAATTAGATGGAGGGGATTTCAGTGCTCTCGGTGAAATTAGAGACAAGGTTCTTGAACTTTCAGCTCCACCTCAGTTG GTCAAAGAGCTTAAAGATGTGATGCAACAGTCGGACATGCCTTGGCCCGGTGATGAAGGTTCACAAAGATGGGAACAAGCATGGATGGCCATAAAGAAG GTATGGGCTTCTAAATGGAACGATAGGGCATACTTCAGCACAAGAAAAGTGAAACTTGATCATGACTATCTTTGCATGGCGATCCTTGTCCAagaaataataaatgctgattACGCATTCGTTATCCACACTACTAATCCTTCTTCTGGGGATTCATCAGAAATATATTGTGAG GTGGTTAAGGGGCTTGGAGAGACACTGGTGGGAGCGTATCCAGGCCGTGCTTTGAGCTTTGTTTGCAAGAAAAATGATCTCAATTCTCCTCAG